One Candidatus Dadabacteria bacterium genomic window carries:
- a CDS encoding HD domain-containing protein: protein MKYLPQVAVSWEAAVLFSLLCTALGAALFALATRRKRDDGSREVKFTTKEGKERARARGEPRTIETLAESLWLRSDADIPVLSDSRAAFAPSFTHPLTRTFWEEEIEPHSRLFEHRGELALIERILLELDRHGLCSSVVAGDGKSAFAPTAKRFSRVTLLDHSLRVARRMGEIHDSTHTERLLYGKHMIAALAHDVGKMGHLRPGGDGRYVKDDHAAASARALGAWATECGGEDAALALRSVIDAVRNHHRATSGPDPLLRCLKKADTAAREEEFSGERKNPRMHVSADEVDTEPPEWLIRDIPRILNDHVGPAINVEALEKKPFARAISSTNGVVYVCPHYLFDGVREHMEKENVADMRFFDSSRAAELRAKLLVTNSLKSRGWVGEGVGERYYASFWNYAYEGKKVTRGGFWIPVFAEAFGAGLSELEKRKGARLRRITSVSPCLARGKKK, encoded by the coding sequence ATGAAATACCTACCGCAGGTGGCGGTGAGCTGGGAGGCGGCGGTCCTTTTTTCGCTTCTCTGCACGGCGCTCGGCGCCGCGCTTTTCGCGCTCGCGACGAGAAGAAAAAGGGACGACGGTTCCCGCGAAGTGAAGTTTACGACGAAAGAGGGAAAAGAACGCGCCCGGGCACGGGGGGAACCCCGCACCATAGAGACCCTCGCCGAGAGCCTCTGGCTCCGGAGCGACGCGGATATCCCGGTGCTCTCGGATTCCCGGGCCGCATTCGCTCCTTCCTTCACCCACCCTCTTACCCGCACTTTCTGGGAAGAGGAGATAGAACCCCACAGCCGTCTCTTTGAGCATCGCGGGGAACTCGCACTAATAGAAAGAATACTCCTTGAGCTTGACCGCCACGGCCTCTGCTCGAGCGTCGTCGCGGGGGACGGAAAAAGCGCCTTCGCCCCGACGGCGAAAAGGTTCTCGCGGGTAACACTGCTTGACCATTCGCTCCGCGTCGCGCGGCGCATGGGGGAAATACACGACTCCACACACACGGAAAGGCTCCTTTACGGAAAGCACATGATAGCCGCCCTCGCCCATGACGTCGGAAAAATGGGGCACCTGCGCCCCGGCGGGGACGGGCGCTACGTAAAGGACGACCACGCGGCGGCGTCCGCGCGAGCGCTCGGCGCGTGGGCCACCGAATGCGGGGGAGAGGACGCGGCGCTTGCGCTTCGCTCCGTAATCGACGCCGTCCGGAACCATCACAGGGCGACAAGCGGCCCCGACCCGCTGCTCAGGTGTCTCAAAAAGGCGGATACAGCGGCGCGGGAGGAGGAATTCTCGGGCGAAAGAAAGAACCCTCGCATGCACGTAAGCGCGGACGAAGTGGACACAGAGCCTCCCGAGTGGCTCATACGCGACATCCCCCGGATACTCAACGACCACGTCGGGCCCGCGATAAACGTGGAGGCGCTCGAAAAAAAACCCTTCGCCCGCGCCATCTCCTCGACAAACGGAGTCGTCTACGTCTGTCCCCACTACCTCTTTGACGGCGTGCGGGAGCACATGGAAAAAGAGAACGTAGCGGACATGAGGTTCTTTGATTCCTCAAGGGCCGCGGAGCTTCGCGCGAAGCTTCTCGTCACAAACTCCCTTAAGTCCCGCGGCTGGGTGGGGGAAGGCGTGGGCGAGAGGTACTACGCCTCGTTCTGGAACTACGCCTACGAGGGAAAGAAGGTCACCAGGGGCGGATTCTGGATACCGGTTTTCGCGGAGGCCTTCGGTGCGGGGCTCTCGGAACTCGAGAAAAGAAAGGGCGCGCGGCTTCGCCGGATAACTTCGGTTTCGCCGTGTCTTGCGCGGGGGAAGAAGAAATGA
- a CDS encoding GIY-YIG nuclease family protein — MTRQKKGVEQRRMICYVATHNDSGKHYVGITKRGLKVRRSQHERDAMSGRGRVYFHEALRVYGKDAFTWEVVAEGKEEVIRLLETALIAALDTASLGGFNSTGLYAEAPLRDLGYEKFAEEMDAKTRELDMLNDLNSIVDYCEKHSHMSSHLQDIRELGTRLVKCVDKFNDV, encoded by the coding sequence ATGACTAGACAGAAAAAAGGAGTGGAACAACGTAGAATGATCTGTTATGTGGCAACACACAACGACAGCGGGAAACACTACGTAGGTATTACTAAGCGTGGTTTGAAGGTTCGCAGAAGTCAGCATGAGAGAGATGCAATGAGTGGACGTGGCCGAGTGTATTTCCACGAAGCACTTAGAGTATACGGTAAAGACGCGTTCACATGGGAAGTTGTCGCCGAAGGCAAAGAAGAGGTAATCAGGTTGTTGGAAACCGCCCTGATTGCTGCATTGGATACTGCTAGCTTAGGAGGATTTAATTCAACAGGTTTATACGCAGAGGCCCCGCTCAGGGACTTGGGATATGAAAAATTCGCTGAAGAAATGGATGCTAAAACAAGAGAACTGGATATGCTGAATGACTTAAATTCGATTGTTGATTATTGCGAGAAACATTCTCATATGAGCAGTCATTTACAGGATATAAGAGAGCTTGGAACGCGGTTAGTCAAATGCGTGGATAAATTCAACGATGTCTAG
- the traL gene encoding type IV conjugative transfer system protein TraL, whose translation MRTRIPRYIDDPPQIFWWEIDEVALFSGAFVIGALGGQTLGGLLAGLVLSWLLERLKSGRGSAFLVHLAYWYGLSGIRPESHRERFFE comes from the coding sequence ATGAGAACGAGAATCCCCAGGTACATAGACGACCCTCCCCAGATATTCTGGTGGGAGATTGACGAGGTGGCACTTTTCAGCGGAGCGTTCGTAATCGGGGCCCTGGGGGGCCAGACGCTCGGAGGGCTGCTCGCGGGCCTAGTCCTCTCCTGGCTGCTCGAGCGGCTTAAGTCCGGGAGGGGAAGCGCCTTTCTTGTTCACCTTGCCTACTGGTACGGCCTCTCGGGGATAAGGCCCGAGAGCCACAGGGAGAGGTTCTTTGAGTGA
- a CDS encoding type-F conjugative transfer system secretin TraK — protein sequence MNTDLRLRVLTVFAAAFFALNTAAAALTIDLGETREEEPISLGISRTDANRIELPETIINAFSSSGSIDVKIIGRSALVRTEDPAELIILTEKRRLTLLLSPEEGPSRTVIMRDGDAPSQDPAKEATGAAEPLPYERAITDLVVSLASEDPPAEEISGKEQRLSGSLLLAHRAEMASPPFFASLYVVRNSGSETTALTESMFLDGPGTVAVGMERSELAPGESGRVFVVTKKEPRR from the coding sequence GTGAACACTGATCTCCGCTTGCGCGTCCTCACGGTCTTCGCCGCGGCGTTCTTTGCACTCAACACCGCCGCGGCCGCCCTCACGATAGATCTCGGCGAAACCCGCGAGGAAGAACCGATATCGCTCGGCATATCGCGCACCGACGCAAACAGGATCGAACTTCCCGAAACCATAATAAACGCCTTTAGCTCAAGCGGGTCGATTGACGTAAAGATAATCGGCCGCTCGGCACTTGTGAGAACCGAAGACCCGGCGGAACTCATAATCCTGACTGAAAAAAGAAGGCTGACCCTGCTGCTCTCGCCCGAGGAGGGACCTTCGCGAACCGTCATAATGAGGGACGGGGACGCGCCCTCCCAAGACCCGGCCAAGGAAGCGACGGGAGCCGCGGAACCCCTTCCCTACGAAAGAGCCATAACGGACCTCGTTGTCTCCCTCGCCTCGGAGGACCCCCCGGCCGAGGAAATTTCAGGAAAGGAGCAAAGGCTCTCCGGTTCGCTTCTCCTCGCACACCGCGCGGAGATGGCGTCACCCCCTTTTTTCGCCTCGCTCTACGTTGTCAGAAACTCCGGTTCCGAAACCACCGCGCTCACCGAGAGCATGTTCCTTGACGGCCCGGGAACCGTGGCCGTCGGCATGGAGCGCAGCGAACTTGCGCCGGGGGAGTCCGGAAGGGTTTTCGTGGTCACGAAAAAGGAGCCTCGGCGATGA
- the traA gene encoding TraA family conjugative transfer protein yields MRTSAGISAPAAAALFLAALALALLCPEWALGGTTGTEFQGIYTKVKGWSTGYLGRLLALCTFIVGLGASIMRQTLFPALMGIGVALVVSLGPALIEGIATGTF; encoded by the coding sequence ATGAGAACATCCGCAGGAATTTCCGCCCCCGCGGCGGCAGCCCTTTTTCTCGCGGCCCTAGCCCTCGCGCTCCTCTGCCCGGAGTGGGCGCTCGGGGGAACCACGGGCACGGAGTTCCAGGGCATATACACCAAGGTGAAGGGATGGTCGACCGGCTATCTCGGGCGGCTGCTCGCGCTCTGCACTTTCATAGTGGGGCTCGGGGCGTCCATCATGCGCCAGACTCTTTTCCCGGCGCTCATGGGAATAGGGGTGGCTCTGGTGGTCTCTCTCGGCCCGGCGCTCATAGAGGGAATAGCCACGGGGACGTTCTAG
- a CDS encoding TraB/VirB10 family protein, translated as MIGKIRKIYAERKRQTLAAAAVLSGLAVVALFLLLLGGEDKGLLGEKKPRGSIKILRGVDLAREKWRIEGEKRLGMIETEQREIKKNLEAISEALGELEKEPSEPYPYPPPPTGDVTSPETGFPPASPLPGAAVPPPEPPKTQSPIRVFSPLGGAPAEGPATEPALLNWIPSGSFVAGVLLSGLDAPTATAAARNPHPVLIHLAEPSRLPGLRRMDIARCHVTGAGYGQLASERAYVRLERIACVLRSGDVIDTRIKGYVAGEDGKTGIRGRLVSKQGKMLSRGILAGFASGFGGAVESSNSTAGVVAGGTFTVSSRSSRDLVKTGIGGGAGEAGRLLAEYYLELAEEVFPVIEIDAGRRVDVIITEGTELVPRKTAYAGREKEG; from the coding sequence ATGATCGGGAAGATCCGGAAAATCTACGCCGAAAGAAAACGCCAGACGCTTGCCGCGGCAGCCGTGCTGTCCGGGCTTGCCGTCGTAGCCCTCTTCCTTCTGCTGCTCGGCGGGGAGGACAAGGGGCTGCTGGGCGAGAAAAAGCCGCGGGGAAGCATAAAGATCCTGCGTGGGGTGGACCTCGCCCGGGAGAAATGGCGCATAGAGGGGGAAAAGCGTCTCGGGATGATAGAGACCGAGCAGAGAGAGATAAAAAAGAACCTGGAGGCCATCTCAGAAGCGCTTGGAGAGCTTGAGAAAGAACCTTCCGAACCATATCCCTACCCACCTCCGCCGACCGGAGATGTGACCTCACCCGAAACGGGCTTCCCTCCCGCTTCGCCCCTGCCGGGTGCGGCAGTCCCGCCGCCCGAGCCCCCGAAGACGCAAAGCCCGATACGGGTTTTCTCCCCCCTCGGGGGCGCCCCGGCCGAGGGGCCGGCCACGGAGCCCGCCCTGCTTAACTGGATTCCCTCAGGAAGCTTCGTTGCTGGGGTGCTACTAAGCGGCCTTGACGCCCCCACAGCAACCGCCGCCGCGCGGAACCCCCACCCAGTGCTGATACATCTTGCGGAACCTTCCCGCCTGCCCGGACTGCGGCGTATGGACATAGCACGCTGCCACGTTACGGGAGCGGGCTACGGACAGCTTGCAAGCGAGAGGGCGTACGTAAGGCTTGAGAGGATAGCCTGCGTGCTTCGCTCGGGGGACGTGATAGACACCAGGATAAAGGGATACGTTGCCGGGGAGGACGGAAAGACGGGGATCCGCGGAAGGCTCGTTTCGAAACAGGGAAAGATGCTTTCGCGCGGAATCCTGGCCGGGTTCGCCTCGGGATTCGGCGGGGCCGTTGAGAGTTCGAATTCGACCGCCGGAGTGGTCGCGGGGGGAACGTTTACCGTGAGTTCAAGGAGTTCAAGGGACCTCGTTAAAACAGGAATCGGCGGGGGAGCCGGGGAAGCCGGAAGGCTTCTTGCCGAATATTACCTCGAGCTTGCCGAGGAGGTGTTTCCGGTAATAGAGATAGACGCGGGACGCCGGGTGGACGTGATCATAACCGAGGGAACGGAGCTCGTTCCGAGAAAAACCGCTTACGCCGGGAGGGAAAAAGAGGGATGA
- a CDS encoding TraM recognition domain-containing protein has translation MIGLRARKPRDIPAPAGCAIGEGTALDAQAEAKPAPITIPDADREGHVFTMGATRSGKTRLAEAMIEQDIKAGRSVLWIDPKGDNAIFSKIVTVAREAGREDDLIFFSPVHPRYSVRMDPLSHYFMPEEIVNHVVSGVRVREEFYFNIAYEVTLVVVQGLILIAKSLGERPVFTFRKIKENMGYRELEGLRAQIAEIEGPEAEELLTNLDQILSSPQDYFSKVSSSLRTVITSLSSGSVGEIIGKDTANRFVERLEAGERVILVVQTGSLLTRKTAHIMARVLLSMVQSFVGRVLASHRRIDPPLAVYADEASNVLYFGIDDLFNKAGGAGVWLHMLTQSRQDLVAELGPAYAGKILDNTNTKVVFRVNDPDTAAWASRLAGTRKRFSPIMSLGGGLSVQEMEENRVPPESFMRLPRREFFAFTFDGIYRGRTLDVAPCEEIRFPEIKS, from the coding sequence TTGATCGGACTTCGCGCAAGGAAACCGAGGGACATCCCCGCGCCCGCGGGGTGCGCCATAGGGGAGGGCACGGCGCTTGACGCGCAGGCCGAGGCGAAACCCGCGCCGATAACGATTCCCGACGCAGACCGCGAGGGTCACGTATTCACCATGGGCGCCACGCGAAGCGGAAAGACCCGCCTCGCCGAAGCCATGATAGAGCAGGACATAAAGGCCGGGCGAAGCGTCCTCTGGATAGACCCCAAGGGGGATAACGCCATCTTCTCGAAGATAGTGACCGTGGCGAGGGAAGCCGGAAGGGAGGACGATCTTATTTTCTTCTCCCCCGTGCATCCCCGCTACTCGGTCAGGATGGATCCCCTGTCGCACTACTTCATGCCCGAGGAGATCGTCAACCACGTGGTCTCGGGGGTGCGGGTCCGCGAGGAGTTCTACTTCAACATAGCCTACGAGGTGACGCTCGTGGTGGTGCAGGGACTCATCCTGATCGCGAAATCCCTCGGGGAGAGGCCCGTATTCACGTTCAGGAAAATAAAGGAGAACATGGGCTACAGGGAGCTTGAGGGTCTCCGCGCCCAGATAGCCGAGATAGAGGGGCCCGAGGCCGAGGAGCTCCTCACGAACCTCGACCAGATACTATCCTCGCCGCAGGACTACTTCTCAAAGGTTTCCTCGAGCCTCCGCACCGTGATAACGTCGCTTTCCTCGGGCTCCGTGGGAGAGATCATCGGAAAGGACACCGCGAACCGCTTCGTCGAGCGTCTCGAGGCGGGAGAGAGGGTGATACTCGTCGTTCAGACGGGCTCCCTTCTCACCAGGAAAACGGCCCACATAATGGCGCGCGTTCTGCTCTCGATGGTGCAGAGCTTCGTCGGCAGGGTTCTTGCGTCTCACCGCAGGATCGACCCTCCCCTCGCCGTTTACGCCGACGAGGCGTCAAACGTCCTTTACTTCGGGATAGACGATCTTTTCAACAAGGCGGGAGGGGCCGGGGTGTGGCTGCACATGCTGACCCAGAGCCGCCAGGACCTCGTGGCCGAGCTCGGCCCGGCGTACGCGGGAAAAATCCTCGACAACACGAACACCAAGGTCGTTTTCCGCGTAAACGACCCCGACACGGCCGCGTGGGCGTCCCGCCTCGCGGGGACGAGAAAAAGGTTCTCCCCGATAATGAGCCTCGGCGGGGGCCTAAGCGTCCAGGAAATGGAGGAGAACAGGGTGCCGCCCGAGAGCTTCATGAGGCTTCCGAGAAGGGAGTTTTTCGCCTTCACCTTCGACGGCATATACAGGGGCAGGACGCTTGACGTGGCGCCGTGCGAGGAAATACGGTTCCCGGAGATAAAAAGCTGA
- a CDS encoding TraE/TraK family type IV conjugative transfer system protein, whose protein sequence is MLIRTFRERWLNLARENGLLRFAVGALCVTVVLQGCHMKKLSERTTVHVHVPEYMQKGFTISAAGTASLTYTEQWALSLLPFVASFTAETVDFNVRQFLLYVHPESYDPISGFLLEKSKEIKTSGVAQAFFPKTVAVEEEGAVVAVSGRRTRVVGNVVTDQREVVYRVRFELGALNRPLVTELIENEGGQGTGEH, encoded by the coding sequence ATGCTGATACGTACCTTCCGCGAGAGATGGCTTAACCTCGCCCGGGAAAACGGGCTTCTCCGCTTCGCCGTGGGCGCGCTCTGCGTAACGGTCGTGCTTCAGGGCTGCCACATGAAAAAACTCTCAGAGCGCACGACCGTGCACGTCCACGTGCCCGAGTACATGCAAAAGGGCTTTACGATCAGCGCGGCGGGGACGGCTTCCCTCACCTACACAGAGCAGTGGGCGCTGAGCCTCCTTCCCTTCGTGGCGTCCTTCACCGCGGAAACCGTGGATTTTAACGTAAGGCAGTTCCTGCTCTACGTCCACCCCGAGAGCTACGACCCCATTTCGGGATTCCTGCTTGAAAAATCAAAGGAGATAAAAACAAGCGGGGTCGCCCAGGCGTTTTTCCCGAAAACAGTGGCCGTCGAGGAGGAAGGGGCGGTCGTGGCGGTGAGCGGACGGCGCACCAGAGTGGTCGGAAACGTGGTGACCGACCAGAGGGAGGTTGTCTACAGGGTCCGTTTCGAGCTCGGGGCTCTAAACCGCCCGCTCGTAACCGAACTTATCGAAAACGAAGGGGGGCAAGGCACAGGTGAACACTGA
- the traC gene encoding type IV secretion system protein TraC has product MGVSRDRLQDLAARDSLSLYLPYVAWEDGMYVLADMSCGFVWEINPLLFAGEDTKRILGGMLGDRVLPPGTSVKFHVFASEVISPFFPEEGEVQGKICREIAAERKRLYTLGMRERVGVPARDFRFLVSIRIPPDSAKKDAETAWEKHTEGARKLGANVAGVLSSAQLYPRDLPPAQLILILREALNPDGRWYDDSYYLGRPGGGPYDPDREIRSQIIDRETAIEVRAGEISLGDARLRGYSPASMPEHFSLDEFHELLGDPLRGLSQVPAYFFLQAGFVIPERKKASEVKTKAVMVKQQSFGLVTRFIPRLRRKAENFDFLVNALEDEGLVTGSLSLFLRTGSGEEAERVKEMATGIWRARNFDLREEKYIVLPLLLESLPLGGEPALARLLRRNSTMQSSAGASIVPVMSDWKGSGSGPLTFISRRGQIMKLDLFSSASNYNCAVFAQSGSGKSFLTSDMITGYLSQGARVFVIDIGRSYEKLCGLVDGEFVVFDEKSGISLNPFSRITDIDEDMELLKPLFAQMASPSEKIGDLGKSLLEEAIKKAWERRGPEARIDDVVEALSGISDPQRRSEDLAHMLYAYSSRGQYGRFFEGPSNLSFERDLNVLELEELKSKPELQTVVVLMIIWHIEREMYLGSRERRKLAIIDEAWDLLGGGFSGEFIAHGYRRARKYNGAFVSVTQSLLDFYRAGDLGESVLENSAWMFMLRQKGESVEEIKRGGKLLLGDYFGELVSTLSTRPGEFSEVFIYNSERGMGLGRLVVDPFSYWTYTTNPDDVSLLNGFISEGMEVHEAIERCVDISRGKK; this is encoded by the coding sequence ATGGGCGTGTCGAGGGACCGACTGCAGGATCTTGCCGCGAGGGATTCGCTTTCCCTGTATCTTCCCTATGTGGCATGGGAGGACGGGATGTACGTACTGGCGGACATGTCGTGCGGCTTCGTGTGGGAGATAAACCCTCTTCTTTTCGCCGGGGAGGACACGAAAAGGATCCTGGGCGGAATGCTCGGGGACCGCGTGCTTCCGCCCGGGACGTCGGTTAAGTTCCATGTGTTCGCCTCCGAAGTCATATCCCCGTTTTTCCCCGAGGAGGGGGAGGTGCAGGGCAAAATCTGCCGGGAGATCGCAGCCGAGAGAAAACGGCTTTACACCCTCGGTATGCGGGAGAGGGTCGGGGTTCCCGCGAGGGATTTCCGCTTTCTGGTGTCGATCAGGATTCCCCCCGACTCCGCAAAGAAGGACGCGGAGACGGCGTGGGAGAAGCACACGGAGGGCGCCCGCAAGCTCGGGGCTAACGTGGCCGGGGTCCTGAGCTCAGCGCAGCTCTACCCCCGCGACCTCCCCCCGGCGCAGTTAATCCTCATTCTCCGCGAGGCGCTTAACCCCGACGGGCGCTGGTACGACGACTCTTACTACCTCGGGCGCCCGGGAGGCGGCCCTTATGACCCGGACAGGGAGATAAGAAGCCAGATAATAGACCGCGAGACGGCAATAGAGGTGCGGGCGGGAGAGATTTCGCTCGGGGACGCGCGCCTTAGGGGATACTCCCCCGCATCCATGCCCGAGCACTTCTCCCTTGATGAGTTCCATGAGCTGCTGGGAGACCCGCTGCGGGGGCTCTCGCAGGTGCCCGCGTACTTTTTCCTTCAGGCTGGGTTCGTAATCCCGGAGAGAAAAAAAGCCTCGGAAGTGAAGACCAAGGCAGTCATGGTGAAGCAGCAGAGCTTCGGGCTCGTGACGAGATTCATACCGAGGCTCAGGAGAAAGGCCGAGAACTTCGATTTTCTGGTTAACGCACTTGAGGACGAGGGGCTGGTCACGGGGTCGCTAAGCCTCTTTCTCCGGACCGGAAGCGGAGAGGAGGCGGAGAGGGTAAAGGAGATGGCGACGGGAATATGGAGAGCGCGGAACTTCGATCTTCGCGAGGAGAAATACATAGTGCTCCCCCTTCTGCTCGAAAGCCTCCCGCTAGGCGGGGAGCCCGCCCTCGCGAGGCTTCTTCGGCGGAACTCGACCATGCAGAGCTCCGCGGGGGCCTCCATCGTTCCCGTGATGTCAGACTGGAAGGGGAGCGGCTCCGGGCCGCTTACCTTCATATCGAGGAGAGGGCAGATAATGAAGCTTGATCTTTTCAGCTCGGCTTCCAACTACAACTGCGCGGTGTTCGCGCAGTCGGGCTCGGGAAAGTCCTTTCTTACCTCGGACATGATCACCGGGTATCTCTCCCAGGGGGCGCGGGTGTTCGTGATAGACATAGGACGCTCCTACGAAAAGCTCTGCGGCCTTGTGGACGGGGAGTTCGTGGTGTTTGACGAGAAAAGCGGGATCTCGCTTAACCCCTTCTCCCGCATAACGGACATAGACGAGGACATGGAGCTGCTTAAGCCCCTTTTCGCCCAGATGGCCTCTCCCTCCGAGAAAATAGGGGACCTCGGGAAATCTCTTCTCGAGGAAGCGATAAAGAAAGCCTGGGAGCGGCGCGGTCCCGAGGCGCGGATAGACGACGTTGTGGAGGCGCTCTCGGGAATCTCCGACCCGCAGCGGCGGTCGGAGGACCTCGCCCACATGCTCTACGCCTACTCCTCCCGCGGGCAGTACGGGCGGTTTTTCGAGGGGCCGTCAAACCTCTCGTTTGAGAGGGACCTAAACGTGCTCGAGCTTGAGGAGCTCAAGTCAAAGCCCGAGCTTCAGACCGTCGTGGTGCTCATGATCATCTGGCACATAGAAAGGGAGATGTACCTCGGGAGCCGCGAGCGGCGAAAGCTCGCGATAATAGACGAGGCGTGGGACCTTCTCGGCGGGGGATTCTCGGGCGAGTTCATAGCGCACGGCTACCGCAGGGCTAGGAAGTATAACGGCGCCTTCGTCTCCGTAACCCAGAGCCTGCTTGACTTCTACAGGGCGGGAGACCTCGGGGAGTCGGTGCTTGAGAACTCGGCCTGGATGTTCATGCTCCGCCAGAAGGGGGAAAGCGTCGAGGAGATAAAAAGGGGAGGGAAGCTTCTTCTCGGGGACTACTTCGGGGAGCTCGTCTCGACGCTCTCAACGCGCCCCGGGGAGTTCTCCGAGGTGTTCATATACAACAGCGAGCGAGGCATGGGCCTCGGGCGGCTGGTTGTGGATCCTTTTTCCTACTGGACCTACACCACTAACCCGGACGATGTCTCCCTTCTAAACGGCTTCATCTCTGAGGGAATGGAAGTGCACGAGGCGATAGAGCGGTGCGTCGATATCTCGAGGGGGAAGAAATGA
- a CDS encoding TrbI F-type domain-containing protein encodes MRKTRVSVPLAVLAILVVLGVFSCADVKGDEKVVFIDLEAVISEEKKRIFSRVLRGELSREEAEERVGRFFIRFGEVLADYEKEGYLVLDAKSVLGGGRDITGEILEEISIRGEENE; translated from the coding sequence ATGAGAAAAACTAGGGTTTCGGTTCCGCTGGCCGTGCTTGCGATCCTGGTCGTGCTCGGGGTTTTCTCCTGCGCCGATGTCAAGGGGGATGAAAAGGTGGTTTTCATAGACCTTGAGGCAGTGATCTCGGAGGAGAAAAAAAGGATATTCTCGAGGGTGCTTCGCGGGGAGCTCTCGCGCGAGGAGGCAGAGGAGCGGGTCGGGCGGTTTTTCATACGCTTCGGGGAGGTTCTTGCCGATTATGAAAAAGAGGGGTATCTCGTGCTTGACGCGAAGTCGGTCCTCGGGGGCGGGCGCGACATAACCGGTGAGATACTCGAGGAGATTTCCATTCGGGGAGAGGAAAATGAGTGA
- a CDS encoding TraV family lipoprotein: MRKFALASLLLSTLLLACAGGSSRYGCPAESGYSCKSVSEVYAEAASGRKSGEQPFLKSLKNEKSARAAEERRFLKGEIFRAGKNPRRRAGGRKVTQPEKAMPVYVPPRTIRLFIAPWQDARGVFHSGKYVYVISGRGRWMIGGKTVPLGESREGYPREIRLLGAEGAP, translated from the coding sequence ATGAGAAAATTCGCCCTGGCTTCTCTGCTTCTCTCCACGCTTCTTTTGGCCTGCGCAGGCGGATCGTCGCGCTACGGCTGCCCGGCTGAATCGGGCTACTCGTGCAAAAGCGTCTCGGAGGTTTACGCCGAGGCGGCTTCGGGCCGAAAAAGCGGGGAGCAGCCCTTCCTTAAATCTCTTAAGAACGAAAAAAGCGCGCGTGCGGCCGAGGAGAGAAGGTTTCTTAAAGGCGAAATCTTCCGCGCGGGAAAAAATCCGCGCAGGCGGGCGGGAGGCAGAAAAGTCACGCAGCCCGAAAAAGCGATGCCCGTCTATGTTCCCCCGCGCACGATACGGCTCTTCATAGCCCCGTGGCAGGACGCCCGGGGCGTCTTTCACTCGGGCAAATACGTGTACGTGATCTCGGGCAGGGGGCGGTGGATGATCGGGGGAAAGACGGTTCCGCTGGGCGAATCCCGGGAAGGTTACCCACGGGAAATACGGCTTCTTGGAGCGGAGGGGGCTCCCTGA
- a CDS encoding TIR domain-containing protein: MSKHRIHVFISHSWSYSDHYETLRRWIFQGKWRFGQASLTFLNFSVPRDNPIHKPANAKALREAIYRRIERSHVVVIPLGMYASYSHWIEKEIRGAKLKSKPILGVNPWGQQRKSSVVGGAARNIVGWNKKSILGGIWELYHNE, encoded by the coding sequence ATGAGCAAACATAGAATACATGTTTTCATAAGTCACTCTTGGTCCTATTCAGATCACTACGAAACGTTGCGTAGATGGATATTCCAAGGAAAATGGCGATTTGGTCAGGCGTCCTTAACGTTCCTCAATTTCTCGGTGCCGAGGGACAACCCTATTCACAAACCGGCTAACGCCAAGGCTTTGAGGGAGGCTATTTACAGAAGGATTGAAAGAAGTCACGTGGTTGTTATCCCACTGGGCATGTACGCCAGCTACAGTCATTGGATTGAAAAGGAGATTCGGGGCGCGAAGCTGAAATCAAAGCCGATTCTGGGAGTCAATCCTTGGGGGCAGCAGCGAAAGTCTTCGGTAGTGGGTGGAGCCGCTCGAAATATTGTTGGTTGGAACAAGAAAAGTATCCTCGGTGGGATATGGGAGTTGTATCACAATGAGTGA
- the lepB gene encoding signal peptidase I produces the protein MSEFLRVCLGARAAASVLLVLALLAGAYLSGLRLSFNLSGSLPHRAFLTVRGGEISCGPRSIGLFRLNVRNPYWDYGAVFAKRFVGCPGDTLRTQGREFYLNGERVAVASGHDSNGVVVSSFRFDGVIPAGSYFVLGEGERSYDSRYWGFVRKSWIVGRGFPLF, from the coding sequence ATGAGTGAGTTTTTGCGTGTCTGCCTTGGAGCGCGCGCGGCCGCCTCGGTTCTCCTGGTCCTTGCTTTGCTCGCGGGAGCATATCTCTCGGGGCTTCGTCTTTCATTTAACCTATCGGGGTCGCTTCCCCACCGGGCGTTTCTCACGGTGCGGGGCGGGGAGATTTCCTGCGGGCCCCGAAGCATAGGGCTTTTTCGCCTTAACGTCCGCAACCCCTACTGGGATTACGGGGCGGTTTTCGCAAAGAGGTTCGTCGGCTGCCCGGGCGATACGCTTCGCACGCAAGGAAGAGAGTTCTACTTAAACGGCGAGAGAGTGGCCGTCGCGAGCGGGCATGATTCAAACGGAGTGGTCGTCTCAAGCTTCCGGTTTGACGGGGTGATCCCCGCCGGCAGCTACTTCGTTCTGGGAGAAGGAGAGAGAAGCTATGACTCAAGATACTGGGGGTTCGTCAGAAAATCATGGATAGTCGGGCGTGGGTTTCCCTTGTTCTAG